Proteins encoded in a region of the Podarcis muralis chromosome 4, rPodMur119.hap1.1, whole genome shotgun sequence genome:
- the OR2AT4 gene encoding LOW QUALITY PROTEIN: olfactory receptor 2AT4 (The sequence of the model RefSeq protein was modified relative to this genomic sequence to represent the inferred CDS: inserted 3 bases in 2 codons; substituted 2 bases at 2 genomic stop codons), with protein sequence MISFLDTLCIQTMENCIFTGSLVQYFFIVGFPNFQDHQTPLFSFFFFLVFYLLILASTFSIILAVVTDAKFHKPMYFSLTNLSXLDILLTTTTIPKTLEMFLVSSKHIYAQGCFLQIYCFHGLVVTETFLXAVMSYDHYEAIRNPLHSTVRMTKRVNIWLAASAWFSELLVAIPAXDFSGTPKIYHCFCDHLAVVQAACPNSYTXFQNSLEFTIAMIVSLLVLTIRTFVPLLLLSISYTPIIISVMRLNSREGRSKAFSACSSHLIMVSIYYASIAMAYLSYKVNMPFDVHVMSNAVFAISTTPLVSPLIHTLRNKEVKSAVKKFLIVRFFSLHGLKMESVQALQAALGNDA encoded by the exons aTGATCTCTTTTCTAGACACCTTGTGCATTCAAACAATGGAGAACTGCATCTTTACTGGTAGTTTGGTTCAGTACTTCTTCATTGTTGGTTTTCCTAATTTTCAAGACCATCAGACCcctctcttttccttcttcttcttcttggtattTTACCTCTTAATCCTTGCCAGTACCTTCTCCATCATCCTGGCAGTGGTCACAGATGCAAAATTCCACAAGCCCATGTATTTCTCCCTAACTAATCTCT TCTTAGACATTCTGCTCACCACCACAACTATTCCCAAAACGTTGGAAATGTTTTTGGTCAGTTCTAAGCATATCTATGCCCAGGGGTGTTTCCTGCAGATTTATTGCTTCCATGGGCTAGTGGTGACTGAAACGTTCCTCTGAGCTGTCATGTCGTATGACCACTATGAAGCCATCCGCAAtcctttgcattccacagtccgaATGACAAAGAGGGTGAATATCTGGTTGGCAGCAAGTGCCTGGTTCTCTGAGTTGTTGGTCGCGATCCCAGC GGACTTTAGTGGAACGCCCAAAATTTATCATTGCTTTTGTGACCACTTAGCTGTAGTCCAAGCAGCTTGTCCAAATTCCTACACTTAATTTCAGAATTCTTTAGAATTTACTATTGCTATGATTGTCTcccttttag ttttaactatacggacctttgtcccCCTTTTACTTCTCTCCATTTCCTACACTCCCATAATTATCTCTGTCATGCGCCTCAACTCCAGAGAAGGACGCAGTAAGGCTTTTTCAGCCTGCTCCTCCCACCTGATAATGGTTAGTATTTACTACGCCTCCATTGCCATGGCATACCTCTCCTACAAAGTCAATATGCCCTTTGATGTCCATGTCATGAGCAATGCGGTTTTTGCTATTTCAACAACCCCTTTGGTCAGTCCTCTCATTCATACCCTCAGGAATAAGGAAGTGAAAAGCGCTGTGAAGAAGTTTCTTATCGtcagatttttttcccttcaTGGGCTGAAGATGGAATCTGTTCAGGCACTGCAGGCAGCGCTTGGGAATGACGCATAA